A single genomic interval of Carassius gibelio isolate Cgi1373 ecotype wild population from Czech Republic chromosome A22, carGib1.2-hapl.c, whole genome shotgun sequence harbors:
- the ampd2a gene encoding AMP deaminase 2 isoform X3, which produces MTNLCGSADVRSLMSQRSLPGTPVTHKHLPIDLRTSMDGKYKEIAEELMAMSLTDSDMRCAPYEFPEESPIEQLEEKRHRLERQISQDVKLEPEILLRAKQDFMKIDSTADLESLKDSHADVVDHHHMEREPLVEKNFQRVTISGDEKCGVPFTDLVDAAKCVVKALFIREKYMALSLQSFCKTTAKSQQELSQRPPDVNVYEDLHDSPVDSDMSVHPPVSETHPYEGQDMKNLPPDSGYSCRMVDGVIHVYTAQNPMDKSTELDLPYPDLQEYIADMNVMMALIINGPVKSFCYRRLQYLSSKFQMHVLLNEMKELAAQKKVPHRDFYNIRKVDTHIHASSCMNQKHLLRFIKSAMKKYPDEIVHMEGGRGQTLTKVFEEINLTAYDLSVDTLDMHADRNTFHRFDKFNSKYNPIGESILREIFIKTDNHIQGKYFGHIIKEVMSDLEESKYQNAELRLSIYGRSMDEWDNLALWAVSHSVYSDNVRWLVQIPRLFDVYRSKKQLSTFQQMLENIFLPLFEVTINPSSHPQLHLFLQHVLGFDSVDDESKPEHHVFNLDSPSPARWCDDNNPPYSYYLYYMYANMTVLNHLRRRRGFHTFVLRPHCGEAGPIHHLVSGFMLSENISHGLLLRKAPVLQYLYYLAQVGIAMSPLSNNSLFLSYHRNPLPEYLSRGLMVSLSTDDPLQFHFTKEPLMEEYSIAAQVWKLSSCDMCELARNSVLMSGFSHKTKSHWLGPDYTKEGPVSNDIRRTNVPDIRVGYRYETLSEELHLITQAVRTQELDRIEEEDSLSFTSSQSAP; this is translated from the exons atctgtgTGGCTCTGCTGATGTGAGGTCTTTGATGTCCCAGCGCTCTCTGCCCGGCACACCAGTCACCCACAAGCACCTGCCCATCGACCTGCGCACATCAATGGACGGCAAATACAAGGAGATCGCAGAG GAGCTGATGGCGATGAGTCTGACAGACAGCGACATGCGTTGCGCTCCGTACGAGTTTCCTGAAGAGAGTCCCATTGAACAGTTGGAGGAGAAACGCCACCGTCTGGAGCGACAGATCAGTCAGGACGTCAA GCTTGAACCCGAGATTCTGCTGCGAGCGAAACAAGACTTCATGAAAATAGACAGCACAGCAGACCTGGA GAGTCTGAAGGACAGTCATGCGGACGTGGTGGACCACCATCATATGGAGCGAGAGCCGCTGGTGGAGAAAAACTTCCAGCGCGTGACCATCTCGGGAGACGAGAAGTGTGGG GTGCCGTTCACGGATCTGGTGGACGCAGCGAAGTGTGTCGTGAAGGCCTTGTTCATCAGAGAAAAGTACATGGCTCTGTCTCTACAGTCCTTCTGTAAAACCACTGCAAAATCCCAGCAGGAGCTCAGCCAGAGACCGCCCGACGTCAACGTGTACGAGGACCTTCACGACAGTCCCGTCGACTCAG acatGTCTGTTCACCCCCCTGTGTCAGAAACACACCCATACGAGGGGCAGGACATGAAGAACCTGCCACCTGACTCCGGATACAGCTGCAGGATGGTGGATGGAGTCATTCATGTCTACACTGCACAAAACCCCATGGACAA GAGCACCGAGTTGGACCTGCCCTATCCAGACCTGCAGGAATACATTGCAGACATGAACGTGATGATGGCGCTCATCATTAACGGCCCCGT GAAGTCGTTCTGTTACCGGAGGCTGCAGTATCTGAGCTCCAAGTTTCAGATGCACGTCCTGCTGAACGAGATGAAGGAGCTCGCTGCGCAGAAGAAGGTCCCACACAGAGACTTCTACAACATACGCAAG gtggacacacacatcCACGCCTCGTCCTGCATGAACCAGAAGCACCTGCTGCGCTTCATCAAGAGCGCCATGAAGAAGTATCCAGACGAGATAGTGCACATGGAGGGCGGCCGCGGGCAGACGCTCACCAAGGTATTCGAGGAGATCAACCTGACGGCGTACGACCTGAGCGTGGACACGCTGGACATGCACGCG GACAGGAACACCTTTCACCGCTTCGACAAATTCAACTCCAAATACAACCCCATCGGAGAATCCATCCTCAGAGAGATCTTCATCAAGACCGACAACCACATCCAGGGGAAGTACTTCGGACACATCATCAAG GAAGTGATGTCTGACCTGGAGGAGAGTAAGTATCAGAACGCTGAGCTGCGTCTGTCCATCTACGGCCGATCCATGGATGAGTGGGACAATCTAGCGCTGTGGGCCGTCTCTCACTCAGTCTACTCCGACAACGTGCGCTGGCTCGTGCAGATCCCACGACTCTT TGATGTTTACCGCTCTAAGAAGCAGCTGAGTACCTTCCAGCAAATGCTGGAGAACATCTTCCTGCCACTGTTTGAGGTCACCATCAATCCCAGCAGCCACCCACAGCTACACCTGTTCCTGCAGCac GTGTTGGGATTCGACAGTGTGGATGATGAGTCCAAACCGGAGCATCACGTCTTCAACCTGGACAGTCCATCTCCGGCGCGCTGGTGTGACGACAACAACCCGCCATACTCGTACTACCTGTACTACATGTACGCCAACATGACCGTCCTCAACCACCTGCGCAG GAGGCGGGGCTTCCACACCTTCGTGCTGCGACCTCACTGTGGGGAGGCGGGGCCTATTCATCACCTGGTGTCTGGATTCATGCTGTCAGAAAACATCTCACACGGACTGCTGCTCAGAAAG gCTCCTGTCCTGCAGTATCTGTATTATCTGGCTCAGGTGGGAATCGCCATGTCTCCGCTCAGCAACAACAGTCTGTTTCTGAGTTACCATCGCAACCCTCTGCCCGAGTATCTGTCCCGCGGCTTGATGGTGTCGCTGTCCACCGACGACCCACTGCAGTTTCACTTCACCAAG gagccTCTGATGGAGGAGTACAGCATCGCCGCTCAGGTCTGGAAACTCAGCTCATGTGACATGTGTGAACTCGCCAGAAACAGTGTGTTAATGAGCGGCTTCTCACACaag ACTAAGAGTCATTGGCTGGGTCCTGATTACACTAAAGAGGGTCCCGTCAGTAACGACATCCGGCGCACAAATGTCCCGGACATCCGCGTGGGGTATAGATACGAGACTCTGAGTGAGGAACTGCACCTGATC
- the ampd2a gene encoding AMP deaminase 2 isoform X2 gives MSDSSAAPAQSKSKAKPCKRGSLPSRPSPDLCGSADVRSLMSQRSLPGTPVTHKHLPIDLRTSMDGKYKEIAEELMAMSLTDSDMRCAPYEFPEESPIEQLEEKRHRLERQISQDVKSLKDSHADVVDHHHMEREPLVEKNFQRVTISGDEKCGVPFTDLVDAAKCVVKALFIREKYMALSLQSFCKTTAKSQQELSQRPPDVNVYEDLHDSPVDSDMSVHPPVSETHPYEGQDMKNLPPDSGYSCRMVDGVIHVYTAQNPMDKSTELDLPYPDLQEYIADMNVMMALIINGPVKSFCYRRLQYLSSKFQMHVLLNEMKELAAQKKVPHRDFYNIRKVDTHIHASSCMNQKHLLRFIKSAMKKYPDEIVHMEGGRGQTLTKVFEEINLTAYDLSVDTLDMHADRNTFHRFDKFNSKYNPIGESILREIFIKTDNHIQGKYFGHIIKEVMSDLEESKYQNAELRLSIYGRSMDEWDNLALWAVSHSVYSDNVRWLVQIPRLFDVYRSKKQLSTFQQMLENIFLPLFEVTINPSSHPQLHLFLQHVLGFDSVDDESKPEHHVFNLDSPSPARWCDDNNPPYSYYLYYMYANMTVLNHLRRRRGFHTFVLRPHCGEAGPIHHLVSGFMLSENISHGLLLRKAPVLQYLYYLAQVGIAMSPLSNNSLFLSYHRNPLPEYLSRGLMVSLSTDDPLQFHFTKEPLMEEYSIAAQVWKLSSCDMCELARNSVLMSGFSHKTKSHWLGPDYTKEGPVSNDIRRTNVPDIRVGYRYETLSEELHLITQAVRTQELDRIEEEDSLSFTSSQSAP, from the exons ATGTCGGACTCCAGTGCAGCTCCGGCGCAGAGCAAAAGCAAAGCTAAACCCTGCAAAAGAGGCAGTTTACCGAGCCGGCCCAGCCCGG atctgtgTGGCTCTGCTGATGTGAGGTCTTTGATGTCCCAGCGCTCTCTGCCCGGCACACCAGTCACCCACAAGCACCTGCCCATCGACCTGCGCACATCAATGGACGGCAAATACAAGGAGATCGCAGAG GAGCTGATGGCGATGAGTCTGACAGACAGCGACATGCGTTGCGCTCCGTACGAGTTTCCTGAAGAGAGTCCCATTGAACAGTTGGAGGAGAAACGCCACCGTCTGGAGCGACAGATCAGTCAGGACGTCAA GAGTCTGAAGGACAGTCATGCGGACGTGGTGGACCACCATCATATGGAGCGAGAGCCGCTGGTGGAGAAAAACTTCCAGCGCGTGACCATCTCGGGAGACGAGAAGTGTGGG GTGCCGTTCACGGATCTGGTGGACGCAGCGAAGTGTGTCGTGAAGGCCTTGTTCATCAGAGAAAAGTACATGGCTCTGTCTCTACAGTCCTTCTGTAAAACCACTGCAAAATCCCAGCAGGAGCTCAGCCAGAGACCGCCCGACGTCAACGTGTACGAGGACCTTCACGACAGTCCCGTCGACTCAG acatGTCTGTTCACCCCCCTGTGTCAGAAACACACCCATACGAGGGGCAGGACATGAAGAACCTGCCACCTGACTCCGGATACAGCTGCAGGATGGTGGATGGAGTCATTCATGTCTACACTGCACAAAACCCCATGGACAA GAGCACCGAGTTGGACCTGCCCTATCCAGACCTGCAGGAATACATTGCAGACATGAACGTGATGATGGCGCTCATCATTAACGGCCCCGT GAAGTCGTTCTGTTACCGGAGGCTGCAGTATCTGAGCTCCAAGTTTCAGATGCACGTCCTGCTGAACGAGATGAAGGAGCTCGCTGCGCAGAAGAAGGTCCCACACAGAGACTTCTACAACATACGCAAG gtggacacacacatcCACGCCTCGTCCTGCATGAACCAGAAGCACCTGCTGCGCTTCATCAAGAGCGCCATGAAGAAGTATCCAGACGAGATAGTGCACATGGAGGGCGGCCGCGGGCAGACGCTCACCAAGGTATTCGAGGAGATCAACCTGACGGCGTACGACCTGAGCGTGGACACGCTGGACATGCACGCG GACAGGAACACCTTTCACCGCTTCGACAAATTCAACTCCAAATACAACCCCATCGGAGAATCCATCCTCAGAGAGATCTTCATCAAGACCGACAACCACATCCAGGGGAAGTACTTCGGACACATCATCAAG GAAGTGATGTCTGACCTGGAGGAGAGTAAGTATCAGAACGCTGAGCTGCGTCTGTCCATCTACGGCCGATCCATGGATGAGTGGGACAATCTAGCGCTGTGGGCCGTCTCTCACTCAGTCTACTCCGACAACGTGCGCTGGCTCGTGCAGATCCCACGACTCTT TGATGTTTACCGCTCTAAGAAGCAGCTGAGTACCTTCCAGCAAATGCTGGAGAACATCTTCCTGCCACTGTTTGAGGTCACCATCAATCCCAGCAGCCACCCACAGCTACACCTGTTCCTGCAGCac GTGTTGGGATTCGACAGTGTGGATGATGAGTCCAAACCGGAGCATCACGTCTTCAACCTGGACAGTCCATCTCCGGCGCGCTGGTGTGACGACAACAACCCGCCATACTCGTACTACCTGTACTACATGTACGCCAACATGACCGTCCTCAACCACCTGCGCAG GAGGCGGGGCTTCCACACCTTCGTGCTGCGACCTCACTGTGGGGAGGCGGGGCCTATTCATCACCTGGTGTCTGGATTCATGCTGTCAGAAAACATCTCACACGGACTGCTGCTCAGAAAG gCTCCTGTCCTGCAGTATCTGTATTATCTGGCTCAGGTGGGAATCGCCATGTCTCCGCTCAGCAACAACAGTCTGTTTCTGAGTTACCATCGCAACCCTCTGCCCGAGTATCTGTCCCGCGGCTTGATGGTGTCGCTGTCCACCGACGACCCACTGCAGTTTCACTTCACCAAG gagccTCTGATGGAGGAGTACAGCATCGCCGCTCAGGTCTGGAAACTCAGCTCATGTGACATGTGTGAACTCGCCAGAAACAGTGTGTTAATGAGCGGCTTCTCACACaag ACTAAGAGTCATTGGCTGGGTCCTGATTACACTAAAGAGGGTCCCGTCAGTAACGACATCCGGCGCACAAATGTCCCGGACATCCGCGTGGGGTATAGATACGAGACTCTGAGTGAGGAACTGCACCTGATC
- the ampd2a gene encoding AMP deaminase 2 isoform X1, with product MSDSSAAPAQSKSKAKPCKRGSLPSRPSPDLCGSADVRSLMSQRSLPGTPVTHKHLPIDLRTSMDGKYKEIAEELMAMSLTDSDMRCAPYEFPEESPIEQLEEKRHRLERQISQDVKLEPEILLRAKQDFMKIDSTADLESLKDSHADVVDHHHMEREPLVEKNFQRVTISGDEKCGVPFTDLVDAAKCVVKALFIREKYMALSLQSFCKTTAKSQQELSQRPPDVNVYEDLHDSPVDSDMSVHPPVSETHPYEGQDMKNLPPDSGYSCRMVDGVIHVYTAQNPMDKSTELDLPYPDLQEYIADMNVMMALIINGPVKSFCYRRLQYLSSKFQMHVLLNEMKELAAQKKVPHRDFYNIRKVDTHIHASSCMNQKHLLRFIKSAMKKYPDEIVHMEGGRGQTLTKVFEEINLTAYDLSVDTLDMHADRNTFHRFDKFNSKYNPIGESILREIFIKTDNHIQGKYFGHIIKEVMSDLEESKYQNAELRLSIYGRSMDEWDNLALWAVSHSVYSDNVRWLVQIPRLFDVYRSKKQLSTFQQMLENIFLPLFEVTINPSSHPQLHLFLQHVLGFDSVDDESKPEHHVFNLDSPSPARWCDDNNPPYSYYLYYMYANMTVLNHLRRRRGFHTFVLRPHCGEAGPIHHLVSGFMLSENISHGLLLRKAPVLQYLYYLAQVGIAMSPLSNNSLFLSYHRNPLPEYLSRGLMVSLSTDDPLQFHFTKEPLMEEYSIAAQVWKLSSCDMCELARNSVLMSGFSHKTKSHWLGPDYTKEGPVSNDIRRTNVPDIRVGYRYETLSEELHLITQAVRTQELDRIEEEDSLSFTSSQSAP from the exons ATGTCGGACTCCAGTGCAGCTCCGGCGCAGAGCAAAAGCAAAGCTAAACCCTGCAAAAGAGGCAGTTTACCGAGCCGGCCCAGCCCGG atctgtgTGGCTCTGCTGATGTGAGGTCTTTGATGTCCCAGCGCTCTCTGCCCGGCACACCAGTCACCCACAAGCACCTGCCCATCGACCTGCGCACATCAATGGACGGCAAATACAAGGAGATCGCAGAG GAGCTGATGGCGATGAGTCTGACAGACAGCGACATGCGTTGCGCTCCGTACGAGTTTCCTGAAGAGAGTCCCATTGAACAGTTGGAGGAGAAACGCCACCGTCTGGAGCGACAGATCAGTCAGGACGTCAA GCTTGAACCCGAGATTCTGCTGCGAGCGAAACAAGACTTCATGAAAATAGACAGCACAGCAGACCTGGA GAGTCTGAAGGACAGTCATGCGGACGTGGTGGACCACCATCATATGGAGCGAGAGCCGCTGGTGGAGAAAAACTTCCAGCGCGTGACCATCTCGGGAGACGAGAAGTGTGGG GTGCCGTTCACGGATCTGGTGGACGCAGCGAAGTGTGTCGTGAAGGCCTTGTTCATCAGAGAAAAGTACATGGCTCTGTCTCTACAGTCCTTCTGTAAAACCACTGCAAAATCCCAGCAGGAGCTCAGCCAGAGACCGCCCGACGTCAACGTGTACGAGGACCTTCACGACAGTCCCGTCGACTCAG acatGTCTGTTCACCCCCCTGTGTCAGAAACACACCCATACGAGGGGCAGGACATGAAGAACCTGCCACCTGACTCCGGATACAGCTGCAGGATGGTGGATGGAGTCATTCATGTCTACACTGCACAAAACCCCATGGACAA GAGCACCGAGTTGGACCTGCCCTATCCAGACCTGCAGGAATACATTGCAGACATGAACGTGATGATGGCGCTCATCATTAACGGCCCCGT GAAGTCGTTCTGTTACCGGAGGCTGCAGTATCTGAGCTCCAAGTTTCAGATGCACGTCCTGCTGAACGAGATGAAGGAGCTCGCTGCGCAGAAGAAGGTCCCACACAGAGACTTCTACAACATACGCAAG gtggacacacacatcCACGCCTCGTCCTGCATGAACCAGAAGCACCTGCTGCGCTTCATCAAGAGCGCCATGAAGAAGTATCCAGACGAGATAGTGCACATGGAGGGCGGCCGCGGGCAGACGCTCACCAAGGTATTCGAGGAGATCAACCTGACGGCGTACGACCTGAGCGTGGACACGCTGGACATGCACGCG GACAGGAACACCTTTCACCGCTTCGACAAATTCAACTCCAAATACAACCCCATCGGAGAATCCATCCTCAGAGAGATCTTCATCAAGACCGACAACCACATCCAGGGGAAGTACTTCGGACACATCATCAAG GAAGTGATGTCTGACCTGGAGGAGAGTAAGTATCAGAACGCTGAGCTGCGTCTGTCCATCTACGGCCGATCCATGGATGAGTGGGACAATCTAGCGCTGTGGGCCGTCTCTCACTCAGTCTACTCCGACAACGTGCGCTGGCTCGTGCAGATCCCACGACTCTT TGATGTTTACCGCTCTAAGAAGCAGCTGAGTACCTTCCAGCAAATGCTGGAGAACATCTTCCTGCCACTGTTTGAGGTCACCATCAATCCCAGCAGCCACCCACAGCTACACCTGTTCCTGCAGCac GTGTTGGGATTCGACAGTGTGGATGATGAGTCCAAACCGGAGCATCACGTCTTCAACCTGGACAGTCCATCTCCGGCGCGCTGGTGTGACGACAACAACCCGCCATACTCGTACTACCTGTACTACATGTACGCCAACATGACCGTCCTCAACCACCTGCGCAG GAGGCGGGGCTTCCACACCTTCGTGCTGCGACCTCACTGTGGGGAGGCGGGGCCTATTCATCACCTGGTGTCTGGATTCATGCTGTCAGAAAACATCTCACACGGACTGCTGCTCAGAAAG gCTCCTGTCCTGCAGTATCTGTATTATCTGGCTCAGGTGGGAATCGCCATGTCTCCGCTCAGCAACAACAGTCTGTTTCTGAGTTACCATCGCAACCCTCTGCCCGAGTATCTGTCCCGCGGCTTGATGGTGTCGCTGTCCACCGACGACCCACTGCAGTTTCACTTCACCAAG gagccTCTGATGGAGGAGTACAGCATCGCCGCTCAGGTCTGGAAACTCAGCTCATGTGACATGTGTGAACTCGCCAGAAACAGTGTGTTAATGAGCGGCTTCTCACACaag ACTAAGAGTCATTGGCTGGGTCCTGATTACACTAAAGAGGGTCCCGTCAGTAACGACATCCGGCGCACAAATGTCCCGGACATCCGCGTGGGGTATAGATACGAGACTCTGAGTGAGGAACTGCACCTGATC
- the ampd2a gene encoding AMP deaminase 2 isoform X4, protein MSQRSLPGTPVTHKHLPIDLRTSMDGKYKEIAEELMAMSLTDSDMRCAPYEFPEESPIEQLEEKRHRLERQISQDVKLEPEILLRAKQDFMKIDSTADLESLKDSHADVVDHHHMEREPLVEKNFQRVTISGDEKCGVPFTDLVDAAKCVVKALFIREKYMALSLQSFCKTTAKSQQELSQRPPDVNVYEDLHDSPVDSDMSVHPPVSETHPYEGQDMKNLPPDSGYSCRMVDGVIHVYTAQNPMDKSTELDLPYPDLQEYIADMNVMMALIINGPVKSFCYRRLQYLSSKFQMHVLLNEMKELAAQKKVPHRDFYNIRKVDTHIHASSCMNQKHLLRFIKSAMKKYPDEIVHMEGGRGQTLTKVFEEINLTAYDLSVDTLDMHADRNTFHRFDKFNSKYNPIGESILREIFIKTDNHIQGKYFGHIIKEVMSDLEESKYQNAELRLSIYGRSMDEWDNLALWAVSHSVYSDNVRWLVQIPRLFDVYRSKKQLSTFQQMLENIFLPLFEVTINPSSHPQLHLFLQHVLGFDSVDDESKPEHHVFNLDSPSPARWCDDNNPPYSYYLYYMYANMTVLNHLRRRRGFHTFVLRPHCGEAGPIHHLVSGFMLSENISHGLLLRKAPVLQYLYYLAQVGIAMSPLSNNSLFLSYHRNPLPEYLSRGLMVSLSTDDPLQFHFTKEPLMEEYSIAAQVWKLSSCDMCELARNSVLMSGFSHKTKSHWLGPDYTKEGPVSNDIRRTNVPDIRVGYRYETLSEELHLITQAVRTQELDRIEEEDSLSFTSSQSAP, encoded by the exons ATGTCCCAGCGCTCTCTGCCCGGCACACCAGTCACCCACAAGCACCTGCCCATCGACCTGCGCACATCAATGGACGGCAAATACAAGGAGATCGCAGAG GAGCTGATGGCGATGAGTCTGACAGACAGCGACATGCGTTGCGCTCCGTACGAGTTTCCTGAAGAGAGTCCCATTGAACAGTTGGAGGAGAAACGCCACCGTCTGGAGCGACAGATCAGTCAGGACGTCAA GCTTGAACCCGAGATTCTGCTGCGAGCGAAACAAGACTTCATGAAAATAGACAGCACAGCAGACCTGGA GAGTCTGAAGGACAGTCATGCGGACGTGGTGGACCACCATCATATGGAGCGAGAGCCGCTGGTGGAGAAAAACTTCCAGCGCGTGACCATCTCGGGAGACGAGAAGTGTGGG GTGCCGTTCACGGATCTGGTGGACGCAGCGAAGTGTGTCGTGAAGGCCTTGTTCATCAGAGAAAAGTACATGGCTCTGTCTCTACAGTCCTTCTGTAAAACCACTGCAAAATCCCAGCAGGAGCTCAGCCAGAGACCGCCCGACGTCAACGTGTACGAGGACCTTCACGACAGTCCCGTCGACTCAG acatGTCTGTTCACCCCCCTGTGTCAGAAACACACCCATACGAGGGGCAGGACATGAAGAACCTGCCACCTGACTCCGGATACAGCTGCAGGATGGTGGATGGAGTCATTCATGTCTACACTGCACAAAACCCCATGGACAA GAGCACCGAGTTGGACCTGCCCTATCCAGACCTGCAGGAATACATTGCAGACATGAACGTGATGATGGCGCTCATCATTAACGGCCCCGT GAAGTCGTTCTGTTACCGGAGGCTGCAGTATCTGAGCTCCAAGTTTCAGATGCACGTCCTGCTGAACGAGATGAAGGAGCTCGCTGCGCAGAAGAAGGTCCCACACAGAGACTTCTACAACATACGCAAG gtggacacacacatcCACGCCTCGTCCTGCATGAACCAGAAGCACCTGCTGCGCTTCATCAAGAGCGCCATGAAGAAGTATCCAGACGAGATAGTGCACATGGAGGGCGGCCGCGGGCAGACGCTCACCAAGGTATTCGAGGAGATCAACCTGACGGCGTACGACCTGAGCGTGGACACGCTGGACATGCACGCG GACAGGAACACCTTTCACCGCTTCGACAAATTCAACTCCAAATACAACCCCATCGGAGAATCCATCCTCAGAGAGATCTTCATCAAGACCGACAACCACATCCAGGGGAAGTACTTCGGACACATCATCAAG GAAGTGATGTCTGACCTGGAGGAGAGTAAGTATCAGAACGCTGAGCTGCGTCTGTCCATCTACGGCCGATCCATGGATGAGTGGGACAATCTAGCGCTGTGGGCCGTCTCTCACTCAGTCTACTCCGACAACGTGCGCTGGCTCGTGCAGATCCCACGACTCTT TGATGTTTACCGCTCTAAGAAGCAGCTGAGTACCTTCCAGCAAATGCTGGAGAACATCTTCCTGCCACTGTTTGAGGTCACCATCAATCCCAGCAGCCACCCACAGCTACACCTGTTCCTGCAGCac GTGTTGGGATTCGACAGTGTGGATGATGAGTCCAAACCGGAGCATCACGTCTTCAACCTGGACAGTCCATCTCCGGCGCGCTGGTGTGACGACAACAACCCGCCATACTCGTACTACCTGTACTACATGTACGCCAACATGACCGTCCTCAACCACCTGCGCAG GAGGCGGGGCTTCCACACCTTCGTGCTGCGACCTCACTGTGGGGAGGCGGGGCCTATTCATCACCTGGTGTCTGGATTCATGCTGTCAGAAAACATCTCACACGGACTGCTGCTCAGAAAG gCTCCTGTCCTGCAGTATCTGTATTATCTGGCTCAGGTGGGAATCGCCATGTCTCCGCTCAGCAACAACAGTCTGTTTCTGAGTTACCATCGCAACCCTCTGCCCGAGTATCTGTCCCGCGGCTTGATGGTGTCGCTGTCCACCGACGACCCACTGCAGTTTCACTTCACCAAG gagccTCTGATGGAGGAGTACAGCATCGCCGCTCAGGTCTGGAAACTCAGCTCATGTGACATGTGTGAACTCGCCAGAAACAGTGTGTTAATGAGCGGCTTCTCACACaag ACTAAGAGTCATTGGCTGGGTCCTGATTACACTAAAGAGGGTCCCGTCAGTAACGACATCCGGCGCACAAATGTCCCGGACATCCGCGTGGGGTATAGATACGAGACTCTGAGTGAGGAACTGCACCTGATC